A DNA window from Scomber japonicus isolate fScoJap1 chromosome 14, fScoJap1.pri, whole genome shotgun sequence contains the following coding sequences:
- the LOC128373206 gene encoding zinc finger protein 239-like — protein MKYHCCQPSDEAITTSRYLPIPQKIHTREKPYSCEQCGKTFTCNHSLKTHQRIHTGEKLYSCEQCGKMFTCSSHLKTHQRIHTGEKPYWCEQCGKSFTDNSTLKTHQRIHTGEKPYWCEQCGKSFTHNNSLKRHQRIHTGERPYSCEQCGKMFTCNSNLKTHQRIHTGEKPYSCEKCGQTFTDNSSLKKHQRIHTGEKPYWCEQCGKMFTCNSHLKRHQRIHTGEKPYRCEQCGEMFTCNSHLKRHQRIHTGEKPYWCEQCGKTFTHNSSLKTHQRIHTGENDL, from the coding sequence atgaaatatcACTGCTGTCAGCCCTCTGACGAAGCCATCACCACATCAAGATATTTACCAATTCCTCAGAAAATTCACACTAGAGAGAAgccttacagctgtgagcagtgTGGTAAAACTTTCACTTGTAACCATagtctaaaaacacaccaacgcattcacactggagagaagctgtacagctgtgagcaatgtgggaaaatgttcacttgtagcagtcatctaaaaacacaccaacgcattcacactggagagaagccttactggtgtgagcaatgtgggaaatctttcactgacaacagcaccctaaaaacacaccaacgcattcacactggagagaagccttactggtgtgagcaatgtgggaaaagtttCACTCACAACAACTCCCTAAAAAgacatcaacgcattcacactggagagaggccgtacagctgtgagcaatgtgggaaaatgttcacttgtaacagtaatctaaaaacacaccaacgcattcacactggagagaagccgtacagctgtgagaaATGTGGGCaaactttcactgacaacagctccctaaaaaaacaccaacgcattcacactggagagaagccttactggtgtgagcaatgtgggaaaatgttcacttgtaacagtcatctaaaaagacaccaacgcattcacactggagagaagccttaccggtgtgagcaatgtggggaaatgttcacttgtaacagtcatctaaaaagacaccaacgcattcacactggagagaagccttactggtgtgagcaatgtgggaaaactttcactcacaacagctccctaaaaacacaccaacgcattcacactggagagaatgATTTGTGA